A genomic segment from Halomonas sp. GD1P12 encodes:
- a CDS encoding globin domain-containing protein translates to MLSHEQEALIDATAPVVAEHLNAITSRFYPLMFERYPEVKVLFNEVHQQNGSQPRALAGAVLAYVQLRGNPAKARAALDIVVSKHVSLNILPEHYPIVGECLMAAIGEVLGDALTPEIADAWGALYNELAALLIDLEDQRYREFESRPGGWRGARRFKIARTHQESSVIRSFVFEPEDGGPVAAHEPGQYIGVRVMIDGEPVYRHYSLSDLPNGRSYRISIKREEQGRVSRHFHDVLAVGDTLELLPPAGDLTLIEGSEPLLLASGGVGQTPLLPIARQALLDGRRVVYLHAAIDRDHHAFGDDVKALKRDYPEQLTVVNVLERGEGVEHIGRIDRDLLARYLPGPRARCYFVGPQGFMAAVDTALAGLGIDDSHRHFEHFGPARPLVAA, encoded by the coding sequence ATGTTGAGCCACGAGCAGGAAGCGCTGATCGACGCCACCGCCCCCGTCGTTGCCGAGCATCTCAACGCCATCACGAGCCGGTTCTACCCGCTGATGTTCGAGCGCTACCCCGAGGTCAAGGTGCTATTCAACGAGGTGCATCAGCAAAACGGCAGCCAGCCGCGGGCGCTGGCCGGCGCGGTGCTCGCCTACGTTCAGCTTCGAGGCAACCCGGCCAAGGCGCGGGCCGCACTCGATATCGTGGTCAGCAAGCACGTCTCGCTGAACATTTTGCCCGAGCACTACCCGATCGTCGGCGAGTGCCTGATGGCAGCGATCGGCGAAGTGCTGGGAGACGCGCTTACCCCGGAGATCGCCGATGCCTGGGGCGCGCTCTACAATGAGCTGGCCGCCCTTCTGATCGATCTGGAAGATCAGCGCTACCGCGAGTTCGAAAGCCGCCCCGGCGGCTGGCGCGGCGCGCGGCGCTTCAAAATCGCCCGCACCCACCAGGAGAGTTCGGTCATCCGGTCGTTCGTTTTCGAGCCCGAGGATGGCGGCCCCGTGGCAGCCCATGAGCCCGGCCAGTACATTGGTGTGCGCGTGATGATCGACGGCGAGCCGGTTTATCGCCACTACAGTCTGTCCGATTTGCCCAACGGCCGTAGCTACCGGATCTCCATCAAACGTGAGGAGCAGGGCCGCGTCAGCCGTCACTTCCACGATGTGTTAGCGGTGGGCGACACCCTGGAGCTTTTGCCACCGGCCGGCGATCTGACGCTCATCGAAGGAAGCGAGCCGCTGCTGCTGGCCAGCGGCGGCGTGGGCCAGACGCCGCTTCTCCCCATCGCCCGCCAGGCGCTTCTTGATGGCCGCCGGGTGGTGTACCTGCACGCTGCGATCGACCGCGACCACCACGCGTTTGGCGACGATGTCAAAGCGCTTAAGCGCGACTACCCGGAGCAGCTCACGGTGGTCAACGTGCTCGAACGCGGTGAAGGGGTCGAGCACATCGGCCGGATCGATCGTGACCTGCTGGCCCGCTACCTGCCGGGGCCCAGGGCGCGCTGCTACTTCGTCGGCCCGCAGGGCTTCATGGCCGCCGTGGACACCGCGCTGGCGGGGCTGGGCATTGATGATAGCCACCGCCACTTCGAGCACTTCGGCCCGGCCAGACCGCTGGTGGCCGCCTGA
- a CDS encoding cryptochrome/deoxyribodipyrimidine photo-lyase family protein, producing the protein MATAGIHVVWFKRDLRVHDHAPLTLAAEAGWVLPVFAIEPGQWQAPDSALRHWQFAADSLVDLQAALGARGLPLCIWEGDVLALLAALKAHYGALTLYSHEETGNAWSYARDVAVGEWCRAEGVTWHEHRQVGVVRGLKSRVDQSAWEEQWEALMQAPPFKAPASARPAPGWEVFHHRPVEELPTLTLGVDTTPCPERQRGGRRAGRALWYDFITRRGERYRGSISKPLRAEVHGSRLSPHLAWGTLSMREVVRSLRHQREKHAEKTRWAHSLRALASRLHWHCHFIQKLESEPSIEDKTLHPALKGLRERDPEHPQLLAWKRGQTGVPLVDACMRCLIHTGWINFRMRAMLISFATFGLGLHWREPGLHLARLFTDFEPGIHYPQIQMQSGATGFNTLRIYNPIKQAEDNDPSGEFVARWVPELTVLPVEWRAKPWALPESLQTRYAFTPGEHYPIPFEFEAEAQRWKTRIFEMSHTPEAKAISQTLMARLASHRRPSARRGRVKPVDHRQLALFEQAPQPANADASPNDETPL; encoded by the coding sequence ATGGCTACTGCCGGTATTCACGTGGTGTGGTTCAAGCGCGATCTGCGCGTTCACGACCACGCCCCGCTCACTCTCGCCGCCGAGGCGGGTTGGGTGCTGCCGGTCTTCGCCATCGAGCCCGGCCAGTGGCAGGCGCCGGATAGCGCCCTTCGCCACTGGCAGTTCGCCGCCGACTCGCTGGTCGATTTACAGGCAGCGCTGGGCGCGCGCGGGCTGCCGCTGTGTATCTGGGAAGGCGACGTGCTCGCGCTGCTCGCCGCGCTGAAGGCGCACTACGGGGCGCTGACGCTCTACTCCCATGAAGAAACCGGCAATGCCTGGAGCTATGCGCGCGACGTGGCGGTGGGTGAGTGGTGCCGCGCTGAAGGAGTAACATGGCATGAGCACCGCCAAGTGGGCGTGGTGCGCGGGCTGAAAAGCCGTGTCGATCAAAGCGCTTGGGAGGAGCAGTGGGAGGCGCTGATGCAGGCCCCGCCCTTCAAGGCGCCTGCAAGCGCCCGCCCCGCTCCCGGCTGGGAGGTGTTTCATCACCGGCCGGTGGAAGAACTCCCTACGCTCACGCTGGGTGTCGACACCACGCCCTGCCCCGAGCGCCAGCGAGGCGGGCGCCGCGCCGGGCGTGCGCTCTGGTACGATTTCATCACCCGGCGCGGCGAGCGCTACCGGGGCTCGATCTCCAAGCCCTTGCGGGCCGAGGTGCACGGCTCGCGGCTTTCGCCGCATCTGGCCTGGGGCACGCTTTCGATGCGCGAGGTAGTGCGCTCGCTTCGCCACCAGCGCGAAAAGCACGCCGAGAAAACCCGCTGGGCGCATTCGCTGCGAGCGCTCGCCTCGCGGCTGCACTGGCACTGCCACTTCATTCAAAAGCTCGAAAGCGAGCCGAGCATCGAAGATAAAACCCTGCACCCGGCGCTCAAGGGGCTGCGCGAACGCGACCCAGAGCACCCGCAGCTGCTGGCCTGGAAGCGCGGCCAAACCGGCGTGCCGCTGGTGGATGCCTGCATGCGCTGCCTGATTCATACCGGCTGGATCAACTTTCGCATGCGCGCGATGCTGATCTCGTTTGCCACCTTTGGCCTCGGCCTTCACTGGCGGGAGCCCGGGCTTCACCTGGCGCGGCTGTTTACCGATTTCGAGCCCGGCATCCACTACCCGCAGATTCAGATGCAGTCCGGCGCCACCGGCTTTAATACGCTGCGCATCTACAACCCGATCAAGCAGGCCGAGGACAACGACCCGAGCGGCGAATTCGTCGCCCGCTGGGTGCCGGAGTTAACCGTGCTGCCCGTCGAGTGGCGGGCCAAACCCTGGGCGCTGCCGGAAAGCCTGCAAACGCGCTACGCGTTCACGCCCGGCGAGCACTACCCGATTCCGTTTGAGTTCGAGGCTGAGGCGCAGAGGTGGAAAACGCGCATCTTCGAGATGAGCCATACGCCGGAGGCGAAAGCGATCAGCCAAACGCTGATGGCCCGGCTTGCCAGCCACCGCCGCCCCAGCGCCCGGCGCGGGCGCGTCAAACCCGTCGATCATCGCCAGCTGGCGCTGTTCGAGCAGGCGCCCCAACCCGCGAACGCAGACGCCTCACCCAATGATGAAACGCCGCTTTGA
- a CDS encoding Zn-dependent hydrolase: MTTQQTHDAMTTDSDRLWNSMMEMAKLGATAKGGVNRQALTDLDRQGRDLFIEWCKAEGCSIRIDRVGNIFARREGRDPDAKTVMAGSHLDSQPTGGKYDGAFGVLASLEVLRTLNQHHIQTQAPVEIVAWTNEEGCRFAPCMMGSGVFTGELDFDEMMARADHDGVTAGEALDAIDYRGSDEVSPDEIAAYFEPHIEQGPILEENATTIGVVIGALGQKWFDLTLTGLEAHAGPTPMHLRRDAMMGAAEVTHALNRIAHNHAPHGRGTVGYMALHPGSRNVIPGQVKMTLDMRHWEPEALEAMSREVAGAVEEISERHGLEWKLTPTATFAPEYFDKTCVEQVRKGAEALGLSHEEIISGAGHDAIFLGRVVPAAMIFIPCKDGISHNEAESATPEHVHAGANVLLHAVLDAAGTVKGDA, from the coding sequence ATGACAACTCAACAAACCCATGACGCAATGACGACCGACAGCGACCGTCTCTGGAATTCGATGATGGAGATGGCGAAGCTCGGCGCCACGGCCAAGGGCGGCGTCAACCGCCAAGCGCTGACCGATTTGGACCGCCAGGGCCGCGACCTTTTCATCGAGTGGTGCAAAGCGGAAGGCTGCTCGATCCGCATTGACCGGGTCGGCAACATCTTCGCCCGCCGAGAAGGCCGCGACCCTGACGCAAAAACCGTCATGGCCGGTAGCCACCTGGACAGCCAGCCCACCGGCGGCAAGTACGACGGTGCCTTCGGCGTGCTAGCGAGTCTCGAGGTGCTGCGTACGCTCAACCAGCACCACATCCAGACCCAAGCGCCGGTGGAGATCGTCGCCTGGACCAACGAAGAAGGCTGTCGCTTCGCTCCCTGCATGATGGGCTCCGGCGTATTTACCGGCGAGCTCGATTTCGACGAGATGATGGCCCGAGCCGACCACGATGGCGTGACCGCGGGCGAGGCGCTCGACGCCATCGACTACCGCGGCAGCGATGAAGTATCGCCGGACGAAATAGCAGCGTACTTTGAGCCGCACATCGAGCAGGGCCCCATTCTGGAGGAAAACGCCACCACCATCGGTGTGGTGATCGGCGCGCTGGGCCAGAAGTGGTTCGATTTGACGCTGACCGGGCTCGAGGCCCACGCCGGCCCCACGCCCATGCACCTGCGCCGCGACGCCATGATGGGCGCGGCGGAAGTCACCCACGCGCTCAACCGCATCGCCCACAACCATGCGCCCCACGGCCGCGGCACGGTGGGCTACATGGCGCTTCATCCGGGCTCACGCAACGTGATTCCCGGCCAAGTGAAGATGACTCTGGACATGCGCCACTGGGAGCCGGAAGCGCTGGAGGCGATGAGCCGCGAGGTGGCCGGGGCGGTCGAAGAGATCAGCGAGCGCCACGGCCTCGAGTGGAAGCTTACCCCCACCGCCACCTTCGCGCCGGAGTACTTCGATAAAACCTGCGTGGAGCAGGTTCGCAAAGGCGCCGAGGCACTGGGGCTTTCTCACGAAGAGATCATCAGCGGCGCGGGCCACGACGCCATCTTTCTCGGGCGCGTGGTACCGGCGGCGATGATCTTCATTCCTTGCAAGGACGGCATCAGCCACAACGAGGCCGAAAGCGCCACGCCGGAACACGTTCACGCTGGCGCCAACGTACTGCTCCACGCGGTACTGGACGCGGCGGGTACGGTCAAGGGAGACGCTTGA
- a CDS encoding nucleotide-binding protein: protein MKPKVFVASSVEGLNVAYSMQVNLQHDADLTVWSQGVFSLSITPLDSISEALNSSDFGIFVFSPDDETMMRGHISDTVRDNVIFELGLFVGKLGKRRCFIVMPDNVDLRIPTDLVGVTPAKYSGSRDKSEIAASLGPACHEIRQAMQLQGLCNQQGTESQKIPANDHDNYDEDDKIALLEAWLITEAEEGKAIKYIDIDNYLKIELGSTKKLLTTIFNRNSSFKIDIAGSNVFKFHYDQQFPF, encoded by the coding sequence TTGAAACCAAAAGTATTCGTTGCGTCTTCTGTTGAAGGGCTAAATGTCGCTTACTCTATGCAAGTTAACTTGCAGCATGATGCTGATCTTACTGTTTGGAGTCAGGGTGTGTTTTCTTTATCTATTACCCCATTAGACTCTATTTCTGAAGCTTTGAATTCATCTGATTTTGGCATCTTTGTTTTTAGTCCTGATGATGAAACCATGATGCGAGGTCATATCAGTGACACTGTAAGAGATAATGTTATTTTCGAATTAGGTTTGTTTGTAGGGAAATTAGGAAAAAGACGTTGCTTTATAGTCATGCCTGATAACGTTGATCTTCGTATTCCAACAGATTTGGTGGGTGTGACTCCAGCAAAATATTCAGGAAGTAGGGATAAATCAGAAATTGCAGCTTCTTTAGGACCTGCATGCCATGAAATTCGCCAAGCGATGCAATTACAAGGTTTATGTAATCAACAAGGAACTGAAAGTCAAAAAATTCCTGCAAATGATCATGATAATTATGATGAAGATGATAAGATTGCTCTTTTAGAAGCATGGTTAATAACCGAGGCGGAAGAAGGAAAAGCGATAAAGTATATTGATATCGATAATTATCTTAAAATTGAATTAGGCTCTACTAAGAAATTATTAACCACAATTTTTAATCGTAATTCTTCTTTCAAGATCGACATTGCTGGCAGTAATGTTTTTAAATTCCATTATGATCAACAGTTTCCGTTCTAA
- a CDS encoding carboxymuconolactone decarboxylase family protein — translation MTSRKLPSGAGDVADEYPDVWSAYAALGKACAEAGPMEARSRRLVKLALAVGNRSEGAVHSHVRRGLEEGISAEELKQVAMLAVPTIGFPAAVAALTWITDITDAN, via the coding sequence ATGACGTCACGAAAACTTCCTTCCGGTGCCGGCGATGTCGCCGACGAATACCCCGACGTATGGAGCGCCTACGCCGCGCTCGGTAAGGCGTGCGCCGAGGCCGGGCCGATGGAGGCGCGAAGCCGCCGGCTGGTCAAGCTGGCGCTGGCCGTCGGTAACCGCTCCGAAGGCGCGGTGCACTCCCACGTGCGCCGTGGGCTCGAAGAGGGCATCAGCGCCGAGGAACTCAAGCAGGTGGCAATGCTGGCGGTGCCGACCATCGGCTTTCCCGCTGCCGTAGCGGCGCTGACCTGGATCACCGATATCACCGACGCGAACTGA
- a CDS encoding SIR2 family protein gives MSRCAFIFGNGLGRSLDNGYFQLSSGLSHVWNNREGFTQAQKDLVISAIEGLNAEEYPQFEEQLDKLQVAIVAAGFLRSFETDKIQWLNGHSRDLPVAFRKFIHEVACYFHDSGKQLPREFIDPLAQFVRETASHIGVLNYDNLLYDGFVKEGILNGYRDVLNDGFRAAGFNPNFMDRHRISHQAWYMHLHGSPLYIGNKKLMGGARADLSPSSNSHIVLTHVRHKPLIISSSNILSEYWQRLGKALGESTRSILVGYSGYDEHLNQLIESSLREKNIQILERKDQETQVSRERFWRERFTKCDVRVTRVENILEFAAWRDL, from the coding sequence GTGAGTAGGTGTGCATTTATATTCGGGAATGGTCTGGGGCGGTCTCTTGATAATGGCTATTTCCAGCTTTCCTCAGGGCTTTCGCATGTATGGAATAATCGAGAGGGATTTACCCAGGCCCAGAAGGATTTGGTTATTTCAGCCATCGAGGGATTGAATGCTGAAGAATATCCACAGTTCGAGGAACAGCTTGATAAATTGCAGGTTGCCATCGTTGCGGCGGGGTTCTTACGTTCATTCGAGACCGATAAAATTCAGTGGCTGAATGGCCATTCAAGAGATTTACCTGTAGCTTTTAGAAAATTCATTCACGAAGTTGCATGTTATTTCCATGATTCTGGAAAACAGCTACCAAGAGAATTTATAGATCCTCTGGCGCAATTTGTAAGGGAAACTGCATCGCATATTGGCGTTTTGAACTATGACAACCTTCTTTACGACGGGTTTGTGAAAGAAGGCATCCTAAACGGTTATCGGGATGTCCTGAATGATGGGTTTAGAGCCGCTGGGTTCAATCCTAACTTCATGGATCGACATAGAATTAGCCATCAAGCATGGTACATGCATCTCCATGGTTCACCATTGTACATTGGAAATAAAAAGTTAATGGGAGGAGCCCGAGCGGATCTTTCACCCTCTTCAAATTCGCACATCGTTCTCACTCACGTCAGACATAAACCCCTGATCATAAGCTCGTCAAATATTCTTTCAGAGTATTGGCAGCGCTTAGGAAAGGCCCTTGGAGAGTCAACGCGTTCAATTCTCGTGGGTTATTCAGGATACGATGAGCATTTAAACCAGCTCATAGAATCCAGTCTTCGAGAAAAAAATATTCAAATCCTTGAAAGGAAGGATCAGGAAACACAGGTAAGTCGAGAGCGGTTCTGGAGAGAACGATTCACAAAATGTGATGTTCGCGTCACTCGTGTCGAGAACATATTAGAGTTCGCAGCATGGCGCGACCTTTAG
- a CDS encoding antibiotic biosynthesis monooxygenase family protein: MYIAMNRFRIAPGREEDFLEVWRNRDSHLNEVPGFKEFKMLQGDKQEDHTVFISHSVWESEAAFREWTQSEAFRKAHANAKSPEGIYLGPPKFEGYEVVL; this comes from the coding sequence ATGTACATCGCCATGAACCGTTTTCGTATCGCCCCGGGCCGGGAAGAGGATTTTCTCGAGGTATGGCGCAACCGCGACTCGCACCTTAATGAAGTGCCCGGCTTCAAGGAGTTCAAGATGCTCCAGGGCGACAAGCAGGAGGATCACACTGTGTTTATATCGCACAGCGTTTGGGAGAGCGAGGCGGCTTTCCGCGAGTGGACGCAGTCTGAGGCGTTTCGCAAGGCGCATGCCAATGCCAAGTCGCCGGAAGGCATCTACCTAGGGCCGCCGAAGTTTGAAGGGTATGAGGTGGTGCTTTAA
- a CDS encoding Rrf2 family transcriptional regulator: MQLTRFTDYSIRVLIYLAVKGEARATIGEIAEAFDISRNHLMKVVHELAQKGYVTAIRGKNGGLLLAKDPATIGLGALVRDTEQDMGLVECFQQGNGCTITPACRLRPILGEALAAFLAVLDRYTLADVLDGHAAELAGLLRIPATHV, from the coding sequence ATGCAGCTAACCCGCTTCACCGATTACTCGATTCGCGTGTTGATCTATCTGGCCGTCAAAGGTGAGGCGCGCGCGACGATCGGTGAAATCGCCGAGGCCTTCGATATCTCGCGCAATCACTTGATGAAGGTAGTGCACGAACTGGCCCAAAAAGGCTACGTCACCGCGATTCGCGGTAAAAACGGCGGGCTGTTGCTGGCCAAGGATCCTGCCACCATCGGGCTTGGGGCGCTGGTGCGCGATACCGAGCAGGACATGGGCCTGGTCGAGTGCTTTCAACAGGGCAACGGCTGCACGATTACCCCGGCGTGCCGGCTCAGACCCATTCTGGGCGAGGCGCTCGCCGCCTTTCTCGCCGTGCTCGACCGCTACACCCTGGCCGATGTGCTGGACGGCCACGCGGCGGAACTCGCCGGGCTGCTACGCATTCCCGCCACCCACGTTTGA
- a CDS encoding amidase, giving the protein MASPSADTFETLTAVEALARFEQGSLSPEALVEDCLARIERHNPRVNAFSVVNSAQAQELAQASHRRWQQGTPCGPLDGVPVTIKDLTLTRGLPTRMGSTTTSPDGPWEVDAPISRHLCEAGAIIIGKTTSPEFGWKGVTDNPLHGITRNPWDTRLTPGGSSGGAGAAAALNLGLLHQGSDAGGSIRIPASFTGTFGIKPTFGWVPQWPASAMSTLSHLGPMTRTAADAALMLSVMAKPDARDGYAGNPQGPDWLAPPPADLTGYRIAFSANLGYVNVAPDIARKVEEAVAHLEALGATVERIDPGFANPLDTFNTLWFAGATQALEKLDDEQQAALDPGFLDIARRGQDVSLSAYLAARRKRSELTAHMAAFHERFDLLVTPTMPIAPFEAGHNVPPHGPYQDWMDWTPFSYPFNLTQQPAASLPCGLDDHGLPVGLHLVAGKYQDLKVLQVARVLERVLPSLVPRSI; this is encoded by the coding sequence ATGGCCAGCCCTTCTGCCGATACCTTCGAGACTCTGACCGCCGTCGAAGCGCTTGCACGCTTCGAGCAGGGCTCACTCAGCCCCGAAGCGCTGGTCGAGGATTGTCTGGCACGCATCGAGCGCCACAACCCGCGCGTCAACGCCTTCAGCGTCGTCAACTCGGCGCAAGCACAGGAGCTCGCCCAGGCTTCCCACCGGCGCTGGCAACAGGGCACGCCCTGCGGCCCACTGGATGGCGTACCGGTGACGATCAAGGATTTGACCCTGACCCGCGGGCTTCCCACGCGCATGGGCTCGACCACCACCTCGCCGGATGGCCCTTGGGAGGTGGACGCGCCGATCAGCCGCCACCTGTGTGAGGCCGGCGCGATCATCATCGGCAAGACCACCTCGCCGGAGTTCGGTTGGAAAGGCGTGACCGATAACCCGCTGCACGGCATTACCCGCAACCCCTGGGATACCCGGCTGACGCCCGGCGGCTCCTCCGGCGGCGCGGGGGCCGCGGCGGCGCTGAACCTGGGGCTTCTGCACCAGGGCAGCGATGCCGGCGGCTCGATTCGCATTCCGGCGAGCTTCACCGGCACCTTCGGCATCAAACCGACGTTTGGCTGGGTACCCCAGTGGCCCGCCAGCGCCATGAGCACGCTTTCCCACCTGGGCCCCATGACACGCACCGCCGCCGACGCCGCGCTGATGCTCAGCGTGATGGCAAAGCCCGACGCCCGGGACGGCTACGCGGGCAACCCGCAGGGGCCGGACTGGCTTGCCCCGCCGCCCGCGGACTTGACCGGCTACCGCATCGCCTTCAGCGCGAACCTGGGCTACGTGAACGTGGCGCCGGATATCGCCCGTAAGGTAGAGGAAGCCGTGGCGCACCTGGAAGCGCTGGGCGCCACGGTCGAGCGCATCGACCCGGGCTTTGCCAACCCGCTCGACACCTTCAATACCCTCTGGTTCGCCGGCGCCACCCAAGCGCTGGAGAAGCTGGATGACGAACAGCAGGCAGCGCTGGACCCCGGCTTTCTCGACATCGCCCGGCGCGGCCAGGATGTCTCGCTCTCGGCGTACCTGGCCGCCCGGCGCAAGCGCAGCGAACTGACCGCCCACATGGCCGCGTTTCACGAACGATTCGATCTACTCGTCACGCCCACGATGCCGATTGCGCCGTTCGAGGCGGGCCACAACGTACCGCCGCATGGCCCCTACCAGGACTGGATGGACTGGACGCCCTTCAGCTACCCCTTCAACCTCACTCAGCAGCCCGCTGCTTCACTCCCCTGCGGGCTGGATGACCACGGGCTGCCGGTGGGGCTGCATCTTGTGGCGGGGAAGTATCAGGATTTGAAGGTGTTGCAGGTGGCGCGGGTATTGGAGCGTGTATTGCCGAGTTTGGTGCCGCGCTCAATCTGA
- a CDS encoding DUF488 domain-containing protein — MARIALKRAFDAPQKEDGYRVLVDGLWPRGVKKQHAHIDEWPKEIAPSRELREAFHDGSLGWGAFRTRYLKELTEHREALRSLAQRAKRETVTLVFASKETRTNNAVVVRQYLNMLG; from the coding sequence ATGGCAAGGATCGCACTCAAACGCGCCTTCGATGCGCCGCAGAAAGAGGATGGCTACCGCGTGCTGGTGGATGGCCTCTGGCCGCGCGGCGTCAAAAAGCAGCACGCCCACATCGACGAATGGCCGAAGGAGATCGCGCCCAGCCGTGAGCTGCGCGAGGCGTTTCACGACGGCTCGCTCGGCTGGGGGGCGTTTCGAACGCGCTACCTCAAGGAGCTGACCGAGCATCGGGAAGCGCTCAGGTCGCTTGCTCAGCGCGCAAAGCGGGAAACGGTGACGCTGGTGTTCGCCTCGAAAGAGACGCGCACCAACAACGCCGTGGTGGTGCGCCAGTACCTGAACATGCTGGGCTAG
- a CDS encoding FadR/GntR family transcriptional regulator: protein MTMANGFKPGTRRPKLAELISEDIKRWIAAEGLEAGDRLPNEKALMALYESAKGTIREALKILEVEGLITLKTGPKGGAVINQPGMEPASRLLRSFLHFQKLDGRQVYQLRKLLEVELAASVVGRLTPEDFERLEANMAACGGCDHEEDHRQQRFLELEFHQILADVCPNPLLAFICRFLNDMLRDLVVIKKAYIPERTQFDQANHDYHRRLLEAYRIEDTRQVRQLMTEHMADAEHHMSALEAEMAEQMLAAGLHMDPMQRSRLHDLAIDHSTDSHPRGSQQ from the coding sequence ATGACTATGGCCAACGGCTTCAAGCCCGGAACGCGGCGGCCCAAGCTTGCCGAGCTGATCAGCGAGGACATCAAGCGCTGGATCGCCGCCGAAGGGCTCGAGGCAGGCGACCGCCTGCCCAACGAGAAGGCCCTGATGGCGCTTTATGAAAGCGCCAAGGGCACGATCCGCGAGGCGCTCAAGATCCTCGAAGTCGAGGGGCTGATCACGCTCAAAACCGGCCCGAAGGGCGGCGCAGTGATCAATCAGCCGGGCATGGAGCCCGCCAGCCGCCTGCTGCGAAGCTTCCTGCACTTTCAGAAGCTGGACGGACGCCAAGTCTATCAACTGCGCAAACTGCTCGAGGTAGAGCTTGCCGCCTCGGTGGTCGGGCGCTTGACGCCTGAAGACTTCGAGCGCCTGGAAGCGAATATGGCCGCCTGCGGCGGCTGCGACCACGAAGAGGACCATCGCCAACAGCGTTTTCTGGAACTGGAGTTTCATCAGATCCTGGCCGACGTGTGCCCCAACCCGCTGCTCGCTTTCATATGTCGGTTTCTCAACGACATGCTGCGCGACCTAGTGGTGATCAAGAAGGCCTATATCCCCGAGCGCACGCAGTTCGACCAGGCCAACCACGACTACCACCGCCGGCTGCTTGAGGCCTACCGCATCGAGGATACGCGACAGGTGCGCCAGCTGATGACCGAGCACATGGCGGACGCCGAACACCACATGAGCGCGCTGGAAGCCGAAATGGCCGAGCAAATGCTCGCCGCCGGCCTGCACATGGACCCGATGCAGCGCTCACGATTGCACGACCTGGCGATAGACCATTCCACCGACTCTCACCCGCGAGGTAGCCAACAATGA